A window of the Cuculus canorus isolate bCucCan1 chromosome 3, bCucCan1.pri, whole genome shotgun sequence genome harbors these coding sequences:
- the LOC104067660 gene encoding zinc finger protein 845-like: MPEGQGSAEPAAENESDVFEIVLPITVIVLSDDYFMHDAEEQEASVPTLIEEEKEAGSNSSGFPKNDVTLADGNNSSSVWDENKTASNKDSSRKCFEEKWVAESACDKLQSLLNDGCDAGTDKYSQNDVLPALSCETELAEVNRTSDGKECDGGFQKIPPLLSSVGNEGRGENIEPGGQLASAAVSRLEEEFVSVASVLPDGSPEKQPEIHMEVETVVKMEDPSSSSIREDECSNRKTKRSKFEDKTLNSFLEHGLKEEPKSTYNCVTPLLNGCSPEENCTSEGLLTDVEKLETNASTSAQSNASGEHIYALLTPFPKRRYRQRKDVSPHASPKELPRQEEDLAWLSNSMTIKPVSEASFSAHKDERFNLKCRFCSSVYKCSAHLKKHVYSAHKCKKIHKCCFCKRTFFFPVNLKNHLKFHKKMYRLQKARKNRMNARKVRQTRAEERKSQKKESKYEDFFIKIERDFTPLGVPVSFSCRICFFASSNPRIFIRHVKRHKERPPYLCPQCDYPCVSLTYLLKHMYWHAGYKLYQCRFCTFLSLYFASMVRHSYMHTGTRPYSCQFCPAAFTSTTALERHRRLHAGKEGSQGMQHGFVSGRKRTQRPLKNYKCGECDVVFYSREHLSFHKKLHAQVEATANGYTDQSDKCHKNRIGSVDGDPQDQVSLSLSGKENGCLGGAVLAAEVDLKWAGDVRDDKKTHPGKKFPENGHGSNSLPVIGSRSEVALESFKMDNIIFKEEPIFNSGASCSQAQSNHVYHKFVENLKDAWPSSLSTFKTYKCQHCSYATTVQSNFKVHLKIHTYKRPFACKECNQKFMTSNDLQKHSLIHIKNEHEIGHCLCVDGHLENLELHHERCVGECPQGDVRSLEGSNSIHSLLGSKVCGVQTCVRRGKENGVLPQSQPWFYQCVECEYTTCLLSNLELHVRTHTGEKPYSCSICQKKFRTSSHLKRHRITHFNMEHLKCGNCDYYTDKWLSMKRHLASHVGEASSFVRCLHTEQHLPVKTYTCEECGYSTTYNGNLKAHMRIHTGEKPFKCGQCAVTFRTSSHLKRHLQTHLRLRCRRCRFSTVDKRAFQKHVKTHKKKYKCRRCNVMLPTKKLLEKHKRQHQLGI, from the exons ATGCCGGAGGGTCAGGGCAGCGCGGAGCCGGCGGCAGAGAACG AGTCAGACGTGTTCGAAATTGTTCTCCCCATCACTGTCATTGTGCTGAGCGATGATTACTTCATGCATGATGCTGAGGAGCAAGAGGCATCGGTTCCCACTTTGatagaggaggagaaggaggctgGCTCCAACAGCAGCGGCTTCCCAAAAAATGATGTGACACTTGCGGATGGCAATAACAGTTCAAGTGTTTGGGACGAAAACAAGACTGCTTCAAATAAGGATAGTAGTAGgaaatgctttgaagaaaaatgggTTGCTGAGAGCGCGTGTGACAAATTGCAGTCACTGTTAAATGATGGGTGTGATGCAGGCACGGATAAATACAGTCAAAATGACGTGTTGCCTGCATTATCTTGCGAAACAGAACTTGCAGAGGTAAACAGAACCAGTGATGGAAAAGAATGTGATGGTGGGTTTCAGAAgattcctcctctcctttcctcagttgGCAATGAGGGTAGAGGTGAGAACATCGAGCCAGGTGGGCAGTTGGCATCAGCAGCGGTATCCAGACTTGAAGAGGAATTTGTCAGTGTCGCAAGCGTTCTTCCTGATGGCAGTCCAGAGAAACAGCCAGAAATCCACATGGAGGTGGAGACAGTTGTTAAAATGGAAG ATCCCAGTTCTTCAAGCATTAGAGAAGATGAATGTAGTAACAGGAAAACGAAGAGAAGCAAGTTTGAAGATAAAACTCTCAATTCTTTTTTGGAACATGGCTTGAAAGAAGAACCGAAATCTACCTATAACTGTGTTACTCCCCTTCTTAATGGATGTTCTCCAGAAGAGAACTGTACTTCAGAAGGATTGCTAACAGATGTAGAGAAACTGGAGACGAACGCTTCAACTTCTGCTCAATCAAATGCCTCTGGAGAGCATATTTATGCGTTACTAACGCCATTTCCTAAAAGAAGATATCGGCAACGAAAAGATGTTTCCCCTCATGCAAGCCCAAAAGAATTGCCAAGGCAAGAAGAAGATTTAGCCTGGCTAAGTAACAGTATGACCATCAAACCTGTTTCTGAAGCATCTTTTTCTGCACATAAGGATGAAAGATTCAATCTGAAGTGCAGGTTTTGTAGTTCTGTATATAAATGCAGTGCACACTTAAAGAAACATGTTTATTCGGCTcataaatgtaagaaaatacataagtgctgcttttgcaaaagaacctttttctttcctgtcaaCCTGAAGAATCACCTTAAATTTCATAAGAAAATGTATAGATTgcaaaaggcaagaaaaaataGAATGAATGCGAGAAAAGTTAGGCAGAcaagagctgaagaaagaaaatcccagaaaaaagaaagtaaatatgaggattttttcatcaaaattgaAAGGGACTTTACGCCTCTGGGGGTGCCGGTTagtttttcttgcagaatttgtttctttgcttcatcAAATCCTAGGATTTTTATTCGCCATGTGAAGAGACATAAAGAGAGGCCGCCTTACCTGTGTCCTCAGTGTGATTACCCCTGCGTTAGCTTAACCTATCTGTTAAAACACATGTACTGGCATGCTGGTTATAAGCTGTACCAGTGCAGGTTTTGCACCTTTTTATCGCTGTATTTTGCCAGCATGGTGAGGCACAGCTACATGCACACGGGCACCAGGCCGTATTCCTGCCAGTTCTGCCCGGCGGCATTCACAAGCACCACAGCGTTGGAGAGACACAGGAGGTTACACGCAGGCAAAGAAGGGAGCCAAGGGATGCAGCATGGCTTTgtatctggaagaaaaagaactcaAAGACCTTTAAAGAATTACAAATGTGGTGAGTGTGATGTGGTGTTTTACTCTAGGGAGCATCTCAGCTTCCATAAGAAGCTTCATGCGCAGGTCGAGGCCACTGCAAACGGGTACACGGATCAGAGCGACAAGTGTCATAAAAACAGAATAGGCAGTGTTGACGGTGATCCTCAGGACCAggtttctctgtctctgtctggTAAAGAGAATGGTTGTCTCGGGGGggcagtgctggctgcagaAGTAGACTTAAAATGGGCAGGTGATGTGCGGGACGATAAGAAAACACACCCTGGAAAGAAATTCCCTGAAAATGGCCACGGAAGCAACAGCTTACCTGTTATTGGGAGTAGATCAGAAGTTGCTCTGGAGTCCTTCAAAATGGACAATATCATTTTCAAAGAGGAACCCATCTTCAACTCTGGTGCCTCTTGTTCACAAGCTCAAAGTAATCATGTGTATCATAAATTTGTGGAGAACTTAAAGGATGCATGGCCTTCCAGTTTGTCTACATTCAAAACGTACAAGTGCCAACACTGCAGTTACGCTACCACTGTTCAGAGCAACTTTAAGGTACACCTAAAAATCCATACGTATAAAAGACCATTTGCGTGTAAAGAATGCAATCAGAAGTTTATGACATCAAACGATTTGCAGAAGCACAGCCTTATTCACATAAAGAATGAACACGAGATTGGCCATTGCCTCTGTGTGGATGGCCACTTAGAGAATCTCGAGTTGCACCACGAGCGGTGTGTGGGCGAGTGTCCACAAGGAGATGTGCGTTCTTTGGAAGGTTCAAACAGCATCCATTCCTTACTTGGTTCCAAAGTCTGTGGAGTACAGACGTGTGTCCGGAGGGGCAAAGAAAACGGTGTGCTACCACAAAGCCAGCCGTGGTTCTATCAGTGTGTAGAGTGCGAGTACACTACCTGCCTTCTAAGCAACCTTGAACTCCATGTAAGAACTCACACGGGGGAGAAACCTTACAGCTGCAGCATCTGCCAGAAGAAGTTTCGTACTTCCAGTCACCTGAAaagacacagaatcacacactTCAATATGGAGCATCTCAAGTGTGGGAACTGTGACTATTACACAGACAAATGGCTGTCCATGAAACGGCACCTGGCGTCCCACGTTGGGGAGGCAAGCTCGTTTGTTCGCTGTCTCCACACAGAGCAGCATCTGCCTGTCAAAACGTACACATGTGAAGAGTGTGGCTATTCCACAACCTACAATGGGAACTTGAAGGCACACATGCGAATTCACACAGGCGAGAAGCCTTTCAAGTGCGGTCAGTGCGCGGTCACGTTCCGCACCTCGAGCCACCTCAAGCGCCACTTGCAGACTCACCTGAGGCTGCGCTGCAGGAGGTGCAGGTTCTCCACAGTAGACAAACGTGCTTTCCAAAAGCAtgtgaaaacacacaaaaagaagtACAAGTGTAGGAGGTGTAATGTGATGCTGCCTACCAAAAAACTGCTAGAAAAGCATAAGCGGCAACATCAGCTTGGAATATAA
- the LOC104067652 gene encoding opsin-5 isoform X2: protein MEEQYISKLHPIVDYGAGVFLLIIGILTVLGNAAVLATALKRSSLLKSPELLTVNLAVADIGMAISMYPLAIASAWNHAWLGGDASCNRITKNVVCILITSIWLYSLLWAILPLVGWGYYGPEPFGISCTIAWSEFHNSSNGFSFILSMFLLCTVLPALTIVACYLGIAWKVHKAYQEIQNIDRIPHAAKLEKKLTLMAVLISVGFLSSWTPYAAASFWSMFNSSDSLQPIVTLLPCLFAKSSTAYNPFIYYIFSRTFRREIKELQCCCGWRVHFFRADSSAENPVSVTWSVRDNVRLSAAAEVENQGAAAR, encoded by the exons ATGGAGGAGCAGTACATTTCCAAACTCCACCCAATAGTGGATTACGGAGCTGGGGTCTTTCTTCTGATCATAG GCATCCTCACAGTCCTTGGAAATGCAGCCGTCCTTGCTACGGCTCTGAAGCGCTCTTCCCTCCTGAAGTCACCAGAGCTGCTTACAGTCAACTTGGCAGTGGCAGACATTGGAATGGCGATCAGCATGTATCCACTGGCCATCGCATCCGCCTGGAACCACGCTTGGCTGGGAGGAGACGCGTCCT GTAACAGAATCACAAAGAATGTCGTTTGCATCTTGATTACTTCCATCTGGCTCTACTCCTTGCTCTGGGCCATTTTGCCCCTGGTAGGCTGGGGCTACTATGGCCCTGAGCCATTTGGCATCTCTTGTACAATAGCCTGGAGCGAGTTCCACAACTCCTCCAACGGCTTTTCCTTCATCCTGAGCATGTTCCTCCTGTGCACGGTCCTGCCTGCACTGACCATTGTTGCCTGTTACTTGGGAATTGCCTGGAAGGTTCATAAAGCATACCAAGAAATCCAGAATATCGACAGGATCCCTCATGCAGCTAAACTGGAGAAGAAGCTGACATTG ATGGCCGTGCTCATCTCGGTGGGGTTCCTGAGCTCATGGACGCCCTATGCAGCAGCCAGCTTCTGGTCCATGTTTAACTCCAGCGACTCCCTACAGCCCATCGTTACGCTGCTGCCCTGCCTCTTCGCCAAGTCTTCGACAGCCTACAACCCTTTCATCTACTACATCTTCAGCAGAACCTTCCGTCGGGAAATCaaagagctgcagtgctgctgtggttgGCGAGTTCATTTCTTTAGAGCCgacagctctgctgaaaaccCCGTGTCTGTGACGTGGAGTGTGAGAGACAACGTCCGTCTCTCTGCAGCGGCTGAGGTGGAGAaccagggagctgcagctcgCTGA
- the LOC104067652 gene encoding opsin-5 isoform X1, giving the protein MEEQYISKLHPIVDYGAGVFLLIIGILTVLGNAAVLATALKRSSLLKSPELLTVNLAVADIGMAISMYPLAIASAWNHAWLGGDASCMYYALMGFLFGVCSMMTLCAMAVIRFLVTDSSKSNRNRITKNVVCILITSIWLYSLLWAILPLVGWGYYGPEPFGISCTIAWSEFHNSSNGFSFILSMFLLCTVLPALTIVACYLGIAWKVHKAYQEIQNIDRIPHAAKLEKKLTLMAVLISVGFLSSWTPYAAASFWSMFNSSDSLQPIVTLLPCLFAKSSTAYNPFIYYIFSRTFRREIKELQCCCGWRVHFFRADSSAENPVSVTWSVRDNVRLSAAAEVENQGAAAR; this is encoded by the exons ATGGAGGAGCAGTACATTTCCAAACTCCACCCAATAGTGGATTACGGAGCTGGGGTCTTTCTTCTGATCATAG GCATCCTCACAGTCCTTGGAAATGCAGCCGTCCTTGCTACGGCTCTGAAGCGCTCTTCCCTCCTGAAGTCACCAGAGCTGCTTACAGTCAACTTGGCAGTGGCAGACATTGGAATGGCGATCAGCATGTATCCACTGGCCATCGCATCCGCCTGGAACCACGCTTGGCTGGGAGGAGACGCGTCCTGTATGTATTATGCCCTGATGGGTTTCCTTTTCGGGGTCTGCAGCATGATGACCCTGTGTGCCATGGCAGTGATTCGGTTCCTCGTTACCGATTCATCCAAATCCAACC GTAACAGAATCACAAAGAATGTCGTTTGCATCTTGATTACTTCCATCTGGCTCTACTCCTTGCTCTGGGCCATTTTGCCCCTGGTAGGCTGGGGCTACTATGGCCCTGAGCCATTTGGCATCTCTTGTACAATAGCCTGGAGCGAGTTCCACAACTCCTCCAACGGCTTTTCCTTCATCCTGAGCATGTTCCTCCTGTGCACGGTCCTGCCTGCACTGACCATTGTTGCCTGTTACTTGGGAATTGCCTGGAAGGTTCATAAAGCATACCAAGAAATCCAGAATATCGACAGGATCCCTCATGCAGCTAAACTGGAGAAGAAGCTGACATTG ATGGCCGTGCTCATCTCGGTGGGGTTCCTGAGCTCATGGACGCCCTATGCAGCAGCCAGCTTCTGGTCCATGTTTAACTCCAGCGACTCCCTACAGCCCATCGTTACGCTGCTGCCCTGCCTCTTCGCCAAGTCTTCGACAGCCTACAACCCTTTCATCTACTACATCTTCAGCAGAACCTTCCGTCGGGAAATCaaagagctgcagtgctgctgtggttgGCGAGTTCATTTCTTTAGAGCCgacagctctgctgaaaaccCCGTGTCTGTGACGTGGAGTGTGAGAGACAACGTCCGTCTCTCTGCAGCGGCTGAGGTGGAGAaccagggagctgcagctcgCTGA